The Xanthomonas sontii genomic sequence TGGCGACAACGCGATCGTGCCGCGCTTGCTGGCGGTGGCGCAGCGCGGCTGGTTCCCGCTGGTCAACGGCGGCCGCGCGATGATCGACGTGTGCTGCGTGGAGAACGCGGTGGCCGCGGCGCTGGCTGCGCTGCGCGCCGAGCACATCGGCGATGGCCGCGCCTACAACATCAGCAACGGTGTGCCGATCGCGGTGCGCGACCTGCTGACCGAACTGTTCGCGGTGCTGCGCCTGCGCGTGCAGCTGTTGCCGCTGCCGCGCGGACCGGCACTGGCACTGGCCACGCTCGGCGAGCAGATCGCGCTGCGCCGTCGCGGGCAGCCGGAGCCGCGGCTCAGCCGCTACGGTATCGGCGTGCTCGGCTATTCGCAGACGCTGGACATCGGCCGCGCCCGCCGCGAACTCGGCTATGCGCCGGTGCTGTCGACCGAGGCCGGGCTGGCCGCGCTGGGGCGGGCATGAGCGCGCCCCGGCTGCGCTGGCGGCTGTACGAGGCCGGCCACTGCACGCACCCCGAACGCGCCACGCGCCGCGGCGCGCCGCTGGCGCCGTGCCCGTTCCCGGCGCTGGCGGCCCTGCTGCAGCATCCACAGCAGGGCGACCTGTTGTTCGACACCGGCTACGCCCGTCATTTCTTCGATGCCACCGCGCGCTTTCCCGAACGCCTGTACCGCTGGCTGACTCCCGTGCAATTGGCACCCGGGCAATCGCTGCGCGAACAACTCGCCCGCGACGGCGTGGATGCGGACCGCATCGGCTGGATCGTGCTGTCGCATTTCCATGGCGACCACGTCGGCGGCGTCGCCGATTTCCCGCAGGCGCGCCTGGCCTGCGCGCAACAGGCCTGGGACGATCTGCAGCGCCGCGGCCGGCTGGCCGCGCTGCGCGAAGGCTTCCTGCCCGCGCTGCTGCGCGGCGCGCGTCCGCGCATGCACTGGATCGAGGCGCTGCCCGCGACGCTGTCGCCCGCCGCACTGCGCGACTTCGACACGCCGCGCGATCTGTTCGGCGACGGCAGCGTGCTGCTGGTGCCGCTGCCCGGGCATGCGCCCGGCCACTACGGCCTGTGGTTCGAGGACGCGCACGGCCCGGTGTTCCTGATCGCCGACGCGGCCTGGTCCAGCGCCGCGCTCGCCGACGGCACGCCGCCGCCGGCCCTGGTCACCCGCCTGCTCGGCGAGCATCGCGTGTATCGCGACACCCTGGCGCGGCTGCATGCGCTGCGCCAGGCCGAGCCGGGCTTGCGCCTGGTGCCCTCGCATTGTCGGCAATGGCGGCCGGCACCGGCGGAGCACACGCATGGCTGAGGCCCCCGGCGTGCTGATCACCGGCGCACGCGCGCCGGTCGCGCTGGACCTGGCGCGCCGCTTCGCCGCGCAGGGCTGGCGGGTGCACCTGGCCGACAGCGTCGCCAGCCGCATCTCCGGCTGGTCGCGCGCGGTCGCCGGGCATCACCGCATCGCACCGGCACGCGATGCGCCACGCGCCTGGCTGTCCGATCTCAACGCCCTGCTCGCGCGCCAGCGCATCGACGTGCTGGTGCCGACCTGCGAGGAAGTGTTCTACCTGGCCCGCTATCGCAGTGCGCTGCCGACGCAGTTGCAGCTGCCGTTGCACGACTTCGACACGCTGCGCACGCTGCACAGCAAGTACGCCTTCATGGAACTGGCGCGCAGCCTGGACAGCGCCATCGACGTACCCGCCAGCGTGCGCGTGCGCAGCCTGGCGCAGGCGCGCGAATGGGCCGGCGACGCGCCGCTGGTATTGAAACCGGAATTCTCGCGCTTCGGCGTGCATGTGCGGCTCTATCCGGACGGTGTGACCGCCGATGCCACACCGCTGCCCGCGCAGGGCGACTGGGTCGCGCAGCGCTACTGCGCCGGCGAGGAGCGCTGCTCGTATGCGCTGGCGCGCGACGGCGTGCTGCTGGCGCATGCGGTGTACCGCCCGCGCTACCGCCTGCGGCGCAGTTCCAGCTACTACTTCGACGCCGCACCGAACCCGCAGATCGAGCGCTTCACCGCGCAACTGGTGCAGGCGCTGCGCTTCACTGGGCAGATTTCCTTCGACTGGATGGTCTCCGCGCAAGGGCGCTGCAGCGTGATCGAATGCAATCCGCGTGCGACCAGCGGCCTGCACCTGTTCGCCGCGACCGATCCGCTGGTGGCCTTGCTGTGCGGCGACGCGGGCGCGGCGCCGGCGCCGTTGCGCCCGGCCGACGACCGCGCAGCGATGCTGGGCATGCTGATGCTGGGCGTGGCGTTGCCGGCGGCGCTGGGCCAGGGCCGGCTGCGGCAGTGGCGCCGCGACTACGCGCGCGCCGAGGACGTGCTGGCGCCGCGCGGCGACCGCTGGCCGCTGGCCGGCACGCTGTGCGACCTGGGCAGCCACGCGCGCCTGGCGCTGGCACAACGCTGCAGCGTGCGCGAGGCCGCCACCCGCGATACCGAGTGGGACGGCGAGGCACTGCCGCCGCCATGAGTACCGACAGCGCCGACGCTGCGGCCGCCGATTACGCCGCGCAGCTGCAGCGTTTCGCCGCGCTGCATGCCGGCGGCGAGGCGCAGCAGCTGGCCGACAACGCGCATGCGCGCATCGAGGTGCTGCAGGCCGGCGCGCTCGCGCTGCCGGTGACGGTCGGCGAACGCCACCCGGGCAACGCCTGGGTGTGCTCGCCGCGCACCACCTATGCCGACTACGCCGCCGAGGAAGCCGCGCGGCTGTTGCCGGGCGCGCTGGCCGCGCCGGTACGCGGCCTGTGCGGCGGCATCGGCGCGTGGCTGGACTGGGCACGGATCGACCGTGCGGTCACCCTCAACAACTGGCTGCTGTCCACCAACCTGTACCCGCCGCTGCCGCCGAGCGGCTTGCGCGCGTTGCTGGATGCCGCACGCGCGTGCTGGCCCGACCACGCGCTGTGGTTCCGCTCGCTCAACGCGGTGGATACGCCGCAATGGCTGCACGCGCTGCAGGCCGAAGGCTTCACCCTGATCGCCAGCCGCCAGGTCTACCTGTACGAAGACTGGCCGCGACTGCTGCGCCATCGCGACCTGGCCCGCGACCTCAAACTGGTCGACCGCCGCGACCTGCAGCGCTGCGGCAACGACGCCATCGGCGAGGCCGACTATGCGCGCATCGCCGCGCTGTATGCGCAGCTGTATCTGGAGAAATATTCACACTGCAATCCTGCCTACCACGCCGGCTTCCTGCGCGCCTGGCACCGCGCCGGGCTGCTGCGCTTCGACGGCTTCCGCGATGGCGACGGGCAACTGGTCTGCATCACCGGCCTGTTCGGCGTCGGCGGCACCGTCACCGCCCCGATCGTCGGCTACGACCTGCAGCTGCCGCAGCGGCTGGCGCTGTACCGCACCCTCACCGCCTGCGGCATCGACCATGCGCGACGGTATGGCCAGCGCCTCAACCAGAGCGCCGGCGCGGCCAGTTTCAAGCGCCAGCGCGGCGGCATGCCGGTCATCGAGTACAGCGCGGTCGATGCGCGCCACCTGCCGCTGCGGCGACGCCAGCCGATCGCCGCGCTCGGCGCCCTGACCCGGCGCATCGGTGTCCCGCTGATGCGCCAGTACCGGCTGTGAGGCCAGGCAGCGCCAAGCCCGAAGGCGGGCCGTAATCGTTTTCAGCGTCGATCGCGCATGCCGCGTCGGCTGCCCGACACTGGCACTGGCATATACTTTGCTGCATCTGCAACACCTCATCGCCGCTGCGGCCCGGAACATCTGTGGAATGGATTGCGCATCTGGCCCATGCCGGCACCTTGCTGATCGTCAACGCATTGCTCGCGGCGGTGTCCTCGGCGATGTTCCTGGCGCTGTACGTCACCGGCCGCAAGGAACGGCACGCCCGCAGTCTGTTGCTGCTGACGCTGAGCTACGGCGTGTTCACCCTGGGCTTCGGCACCCTGCTGGCGCCGGCCTGGCACTACATGGACGTCTGGGTCGCGCCCGCCGGCAACGTCACCCTCGACGTGGCCACCGCACTGACGCTGTTGGCGGTAAACGCCTACCTGCGACGCCCGCTGCTGCAGTGGACATTGCTGGTCCCGGTCGCGCTGCTCTGCGTGCTGGAACTCTACAGCCTGCACTACACAGGCCTCGATCACCGCATCATGGTGATCTTCGGCGGCCTGGTACGCGGCATGCTGACCCTGGCCACCGCGGTGGCGCTGTGGCGCCACGCCGACAGCACCGTGCGCACGCCGGCGCGCTTCACGGCCGTCTTCCATTTCCTGTGGGCCGGCATGGTCGGGCTGCGGGTGGTCTGGTGGGCCTTCCATCCCGACGTCGATACCAGCTACGACCCGACCACCAACTTCGGCCTGCTCTCGCGCATCGTGCTGACCGCCAGCATCACCCCCGGCTTCCTGTGGATGCTGACCCGCGAAATGAACGCGGAACTGCGGCGGCACGCCTCGCAGGATCCGCTCACCGGGGTCACCAATCGCCGGGTGATGTGGGAGCGCGGCGAGGCGGCGACCCTCGATGCCGCACGCAAGCGGGCGTCGATCGCGGTGCTGATGATCGACGTGGACCATTTCAAGGCGATCAACGACCGCTTCGGCCATGCGGTCGGCGACCAGGTGCTGGTCGCCATCGCGCAGACCCTGACGCAGCACATCCGCATGCCGGACCTGCTGGCGCGCATCGGCGGCGAGGAGTTCATGGTGCTGATTCCGCAGGGCGACGAGGCGTCGGTGCGCGATCTCGCCGAACGCCTGCGGCGGCGCATCGAGCAGCAACAGATCGATGCCGCGCCGGAGGCGCCGCTGGTGTGCACGGTGAGCATCGGCTACTGCCTGTCGCCCGGGGCGCAGGCGTCCTGGCAGACCCTGGTGCTGGCCGCCGACCAGGCGCTGTACGCGGCCAAGCGCGCCGGCCGCAACCGGGTCGCCGGCACCACCATCACATGAACGCGCGCGGCGCGCGGCACACCACGCGCGTGGCGCCGGCGGCATGAGCGCCTGGCATCCGTCCCAGTACCGGCAGTGGTTCGCCGTCGCGCCCGCCACGGCGTTGCGGCGCCGGCCGCTGGCGGTATCGGTGATGGATCGGCATGCGGCGATCGCGCGTTGCGCCGACGGCGGCCTGCTGGCGCTGGAGGATCGCTGCCCGCACCGGCACGCGCCGCTGTCGGCCGGCTGCGCCACCGGCGACGGCCTGTCCTGCCCCTATCACGGCTGGCGCTTCGACCGCGCCGGCGCCCTGCGCGAGATCCCCGGCCTGCCGCCGGGGCAGGCGCCGCCGGCGGTGCGGGTGCGCGCCTTCGCCGCGCGCGAACACGATGGCCTGATCTGGCTGCGTCCCGATCCGGAAGGCGCGGACGCGCCCTCGCAACTGGTGCAGGCGCTGCAGCCGTCGGCGCGGCGCTTCCTGTGGCGCACGCGCTGGGATGCGCACGTGGTCGATGCGCTGGAGAACTTCCTGGATCCGCTGCACACCCATCTGCTGCATCCGGGGCTGGTGCGGCGCGGCGGCGCGCGCACCGCCATGCGCGCCGAGCTGCGCCACACCGACGAAGGCTTCCACGTCGACTACCGCGGCGCCGCGGCGCAGAGCGGCTGGCTGTACCGGTTGTTCGAATCGCCGCGCATCCTGGAACGCGCGCATTTCGCCGGCCCCGGCAGCGCGCAGATCGAGTACCGCTACGCGCGCGGCGGCCGCGTGCGGATCAGCCTCCACTTCACCCCGCTCGACGCGCGCAGCACCGACGTCTTCGCCAGCCTGCACGTGGAGGGGCGCTGGGCGCCGGCGTGGGCGGTGCGGCTGCTGGTGTGGCCGCTGCTGCGCCGGGTCGGCGAACAGGACCGACGCATGCTCGCGCTGCAGTCGCGCAACCTGCAGCGCTATCCGGGCGCGCGCGGTGCCTCCACCGCGCTGGACCTGGTGCGCGAACCGCTGCGGCGTTACTGGGACGGCGAGCCGCTGCCGGCACCGGGCAGCGGCCACGACGTGGAACTCATGCTGTGACCGCGCCGAGCCGCTGCAGCACATCCGCCAATGGGGCCGGACGCCCGAGCAGATAGCCCTGCACGCCGCCGCAGCCGTGCGCGCGCAACCAGCGCAGCTGCGCCTCGGTCTCCACGCCCTCGGCGACCACGTCCAGCCCCAGGCAATGGCCCAGGGTCAGCAGCGCCTGGCAGATCGAGGCGTTGCGCGGATCGCGGTCGACCTCGGCGACGAAGCTGCGGTCGATCTTCAGCGTGTCCAGCGGCAGGTCGCGGAGATACGCCATGCTGGAGAAGCCGGTGCCGACATCGTCCAGGGCCACGCGCACGCCCAGCGCGCGCAGTTGCCGCAGCACGTCGCCGGCCTGCTGCGGCTGCCGCATCAGGCTGCTCTCGGTCAGCTCCAATTGCAGGCCGTTGGCGGCCAGCCCGGCCTCGGCGCAGGCCTGCACCAGGTCGGCGACCAGATCGCCATCGAAGAACTGCAACGCCGACACGTTCACCGCCACCGGCAGGTCCGGCCATCCGTGCTCGACCAGGGCGCGACGCGCCCGCGCCGCCGCGCGCGTCACCCAGCGCCCCAGCGGCAGGATCAGCCCGGTGTCCTCGCACAACTGGATGAACGCATCCGGCGCGATGAAACCGCCATCGGCCTGCGGCCAGCGGATCAGGGCTTCCAGTTCGCGCGGCGCGCCGCTGACGGCATCCATGATCGGCTGGAAATACAGCTCGAACTCCTGGCGCTCGATCGCCTGCTGGATGCGCCCGGCCAGGCGCAGGCGTTCGCCGGTGCGCGCGGCCATGGCGCGGTCGAAGCGCACCAGGCTGCGGCCCTCGGCCTGCGCCGCATGCGCGGCCTGCGCGGCGCTGCCGATCGCCTCGTCGGCATCGGCGGCATCGTCCGGACACAGCGCCACGCCGATGTGCGCCTGCAACTGCTGAGCGAATTCGCCGCCCTGCACGGGTGCGTACAGCGCCTCCTGCAGCGCCTGCAAGGCCAGCGGCAGGGCCTGCGGGTCCAGGATCGCCAGCACGAAGTCCTGCGCCGGCTGATGCGCGCTCAGCCCGAAGCGCTCGCCGAGCGCGCGGATGCGCTCGGCCACTGCGCAACGCACTGCATCGCCGACGGCGCGGCCGAGGGTGTCGCCGATCAGGGCCAGGCCACGTACCTGCACGTAGGCGATGGCGTAGCCGCCGCGCTGCGCGCGCAGGGCTTCGGCCAGCGCCCGCGGCTTGAGCAGGCCGGTGCTGAATTCGTGGCGTGCGAGATAGGCCAGTTCGCGTTCGTGGGCCAGGCGCTCGGTGACGTCCTCGGCCAGGATCAGCCGCGCCGGCACGCCGCCGAACTCCAGGTCGGCGCTGTGGATGCACACCGACAGCAGGCTGCCGTCCTTGCGCCGATGCGTCCACACGCTCGGCGCGTCGAAGCCCTCGCGCGGTTTGCGCACGTCCTGCAGCAAGCGCTCGGCATCCTCCGACGGACGCAGATCGCGCAGGTCCATCGCCAGGAATTCCTCGCGGCTGTAGCCGTACTGGCGCACCGCGGCCTGGTTCACTTCGAGGAAGCGCAGACTGTCCACGGAGAACACCCAGTACGGCAACGGATTGCGATCGAACACCAGGCGGAACTGGCGCTCGGCATCGAGCAGGCGCGCGTGCGCCGCCACCCGGTCGCTGACATCCTGCACCGCGCCGGTCATGCACACGCCCTCACGGGTGTGCACCAGCGCGCCGCGCGCGGCCAGCCAGCGCAGGCGTCCATCGGGCAGGTGCATGCGATAGACGGTGTTGTAGTCCGCGCGCCCTTGCGCAGCGTCCTCGTACAGCTGCGTCACCCGTGCGCGATCCTCGTCGTGGATCCGCGCCAGGAACGCCTCGATGGGCAGTTGCATGCGCTGCAGGCCGAACATCGCGCCGGTCGGTTCGGACAGGCGCAGCACACGCTGCGCGATGTCGACGCGCCAGGTGCCGATGCCGCCCATCCCGTGCGCCAGGCGCAGATCCTCGTCGCCACGCCGCAGGCGCTGCAGCAGGTGGCGCTGGCGACGCTCGGCACGGCGCAGGCTGACCAGCAGATAGGCCAGGCCGAGCAGGTACAGCACGTACACCAGCGCCGCCGCCGCGGCGAACCACCACCAGCCGGACAGCGTCTCGCGCAGCCCCACCCCGGCGACTGCCAGCAACGGATACGCACCGCCGCCGCTCAGCGCCAGGATACGCGGTGTCCCGTCGAAGACATCGCGGCGTACGCCCAGGGCGCCGCCGTGCGGCATCGGCTGCGCCAGCGCGATCGGCAGGCGTGGCTGGCCGGCCGCGAGCGGGCGGCTGGCGGCCAGCAGCACGCCCTGCGCGTCGGTCAGGGCGACGATGCCGTCGCGCCCGCTATCGGTGCCCTGCACGATGCGTTGCAACGCGGCCACCCGCCATTGCGCCTCGACCCAGCCATCGGTCCCCCACGGGACCGCCACGCGCACCACCGCCTCGCCATCGGCCAGGCGCACTGGCGGACTCACGCAGACCCGGTCGCCGCAGCGCGCGCGCGGCATCCATGCGCGCAGTTGCGGATCGCTCGCGCCGCCGAAGCGGCGTTGGCCCTGCACATCCAGCAGGGCCACGTCGCGCAGTTCCGGGTGCCGCGCCTGCAGGCCGTGCAGCGAGGCGGCGATCAGCTCGGGCGCCCGCACCGGCGTCTCCGCCAGCAGCGCCTGCGCGCTCAGGCCCTCGCCATGCAGGGCCTGGCCGAGATTGTCCAATTGCAACTGCAGCAGGCGGTCGCTGCCGGTGGCCAGGGCCAGGCTCTGCCGCTGCGCTGCGGCCAGGCGGTTGTGGCGGTCCTGCGCCAGCACCAGCACCAGGCCGGCGGCCAGCAGCACCGCCAGCGCCACGCCCCAGGTCGCGATCGCCCGCAACGGCGCGCGCGTGACGCGCCGCAGGCTGTGCCGAAAGCGACGGTCACGCTTCCTGTCGGCGAGCGGGTTCGGCGGCATCGAGGGTCGGGAGTGCGGCGTGGATGCTGGATACAGCGGCCTGGGATCGGCGATCTTGACCGCCCGTGACGCGATGCTGCGTTCAGCGATGCGGATAAATCATTCAGTCCGCTGCGGCCACTGCGCCAGTGCCTGCGTCGTCAGTCCCACCCGTCGGCACGCACGCGCGGCGATGCCATCGTGCAGTGCCACCCGGAACAGCGGCGCCACCTGCTGCAGCAACCAGGCCGGCACCGTCGGGCCGGTGCGCTGCAGCCGTGCCTGCCGCAGCAGGGCGCTGGCCCATGGCGGCAGCAAGGCCGCGCCGGCGCCCAGGAACAGTTCGCGCGACAGTCCCGGCGCCGGCACCGGCAGGCGCAGGCCGGACAGCACCGCCAGCACCTCGCGCGAGCGCGCATCCACCCGCAGCAGCGGCCGCTGCCGCGCGAAATAGTCCAGCACCGCCGCCTCGCTGGCCGGGACGTCGCGTGCGCCCAGCGCTTCGGCGACGCGCCGGCCTTCGTCGTAATAGCGGTCGGCGATCGCCGCCGGCACCGCGCGGCAGTAGCGGCGGTAGCCCTGCAGGAAGCCGTAGGCCTCGGTCACGTGGACCCAGGTCAGCAGCGCCGGATCGTCGGCGGCGTAAGCGCGCCCGTCGGGCGTGTGGCCGCGCACCCGCGTGTGGATCGCACGCACACGGGCGATCTGGCGCTGCGCCGCGTCGGTGGGCGCGTAGCTGGTGGCGGCGACGAACTGGGTGGTGCGGCGCAGGCGCCCGACCAGATCCTCGCGAAAGTTGGAATGGTCGTAGACCCCGGCCAGCGCCAGCGGATGCAGGGTCTGCAGCAGCAGCGCACACAGCCCGCCGGCCAGCATCCCGGGAAACTCGGCATGGATGCGCCAGGTGACGCTGTCCGGACCGAACAGGCCCACATCGCCGAGCGGCTGGTCGTAGTCGATGGCGTCGCGCTCGCGCGGGAACGCGCCCAGCACCCAGCGGCGGATCTGCGCGGTGGCCGGAGCGGCGAGGGTGCGTAGCAGCGGGGGCATGCGCCGATGGTAGCGAAAGCGGCGCGAGCGCCGTGCGATGGCGTATGGCGCGCCGCGGCCGCGCCGCATGTGCGACCGCAGCATGCACTTTGCGGCCGCTGTGCTAGAAAGAAGCTGCCTCAAGATCGCCAACCGACGTTCCGCGTCCGTCACCGCATCTGCAAGGAGCCCGTCATGCTCGCTCTGTTCAAAGGCTTGGGATTGCTGCTCGAGGACAACGCGCTGCACCAGCGCTCGTTTCCCGAACAGGTCGCGCACTGGCAGCACAAGAGCGAGGCGCAGATCCGCGAAGAGGTCGCGTTGCTGGCCAA encodes the following:
- a CDS encoding MBL fold metallo-hydrolase, with amino-acid sequence MSAPRLRWRLYEAGHCTHPERATRRGAPLAPCPFPALAALLQHPQQGDLLFDTGYARHFFDATARFPERLYRWLTPVQLAPGQSLREQLARDGVDADRIGWIVLSHFHGDHVGGVADFPQARLACAQQAWDDLQRRGRLAALREGFLPALLRGARPRMHWIEALPATLSPAALRDFDTPRDLFGDGSVLLVPLPGHAPGHYGLWFEDAHGPVFLIADAAWSSAALADGTPPPALVTRLLGEHRVYRDTLARLHALRQAEPGLRLVPSHCRQWRPAPAEHTHG
- a CDS encoding ATP-grasp domain-containing protein, with product MAEAPGVLITGARAPVALDLARRFAAQGWRVHLADSVASRISGWSRAVAGHHRIAPARDAPRAWLSDLNALLARQRIDVLVPTCEEVFYLARYRSALPTQLQLPLHDFDTLRTLHSKYAFMELARSLDSAIDVPASVRVRSLAQAREWAGDAPLVLKPEFSRFGVHVRLYPDGVTADATPLPAQGDWVAQRYCAGEERCSYALARDGVLLAHAVYRPRYRLRRSSSYYFDAAPNPQIERFTAQLVQALRFTGQISFDWMVSAQGRCSVIECNPRATSGLHLFAATDPLVALLCGDAGAAPAPLRPADDRAAMLGMLMLGVALPAALGQGRLRQWRRDYARAEDVLAPRGDRWPLAGTLCDLGSHARLALAQRCSVREAATRDTEWDGEALPPP
- a CDS encoding diguanylate cyclase; the protein is MEWIAHLAHAGTLLIVNALLAAVSSAMFLALYVTGRKERHARSLLLLTLSYGVFTLGFGTLLAPAWHYMDVWVAPAGNVTLDVATALTLLAVNAYLRRPLLQWTLLVPVALLCVLELYSLHYTGLDHRIMVIFGGLVRGMLTLATAVALWRHADSTVRTPARFTAVFHFLWAGMVGLRVVWWAFHPDVDTSYDPTTNFGLLSRIVLTASITPGFLWMLTREMNAELRRHASQDPLTGVTNRRVMWERGEAATLDAARKRASIAVLMIDVDHFKAINDRFGHAVGDQVLVAIAQTLTQHIRMPDLLARIGGEEFMVLIPQGDEASVRDLAERLRRRIEQQQIDAAPEAPLVCTVSIGYCLSPGAQASWQTLVLAADQALYAAKRAGRNRVAGTTIT
- a CDS encoding Rieske 2Fe-2S domain-containing protein, coding for MSAWHPSQYRQWFAVAPATALRRRPLAVSVMDRHAAIARCADGGLLALEDRCPHRHAPLSAGCATGDGLSCPYHGWRFDRAGALREIPGLPPGQAPPAVRVRAFAAREHDGLIWLRPDPEGADAPSQLVQALQPSARRFLWRTRWDAHVVDALENFLDPLHTHLLHPGLVRRGGARTAMRAELRHTDEGFHVDYRGAAAQSGWLYRLFESPRILERAHFAGPGSAQIEYRYARGGRVRISLHFTPLDARSTDVFASLHVEGRWAPAWAVRLLVWPLLRRVGEQDRRMLALQSRNLQRYPGARGASTALDLVREPLRRYWDGEPLPAPGSGHDVELML
- a CDS encoding EAL domain-containing protein yields the protein MRAIATWGVALAVLLAAGLVLVLAQDRHNRLAAAQRQSLALATGSDRLLQLQLDNLGQALHGEGLSAQALLAETPVRAPELIAASLHGLQARHPELRDVALLDVQGQRRFGGASDPQLRAWMPRARCGDRVCVSPPVRLADGEAVVRVAVPWGTDGWVEAQWRVAALQRIVQGTDSGRDGIVALTDAQGVLLAASRPLAAGQPRLPIALAQPMPHGGALGVRRDVFDGTPRILALSGGGAYPLLAVAGVGLRETLSGWWWFAAAAALVYVLYLLGLAYLLVSLRRAERRQRHLLQRLRRGDEDLRLAHGMGGIGTWRVDIAQRVLRLSEPTGAMFGLQRMQLPIEAFLARIHDEDRARVTQLYEDAAQGRADYNTVYRMHLPDGRLRWLAARGALVHTREGVCMTGAVQDVSDRVAAHARLLDAERQFRLVFDRNPLPYWVFSVDSLRFLEVNQAAVRQYGYSREEFLAMDLRDLRPSEDAERLLQDVRKPREGFDAPSVWTHRRKDGSLLSVCIHSADLEFGGVPARLILAEDVTERLAHERELAYLARHEFSTGLLKPRALAEALRAQRGGYAIAYVQVRGLALIGDTLGRAVGDAVRCAVAERIRALGERFGLSAHQPAQDFVLAILDPQALPLALQALQEALYAPVQGGEFAQQLQAHIGVALCPDDAADADEAIGSAAQAAHAAQAEGRSLVRFDRAMAARTGERLRLAGRIQQAIERQEFELYFQPIMDAVSGAPRELEALIRWPQADGGFIAPDAFIQLCEDTGLILPLGRWVTRAAARARRALVEHGWPDLPVAVNVSALQFFDGDLVADLVQACAEAGLAANGLQLELTESSLMRQPQQAGDVLRQLRALGVRVALDDVGTGFSSMAYLRDLPLDTLKIDRSFVAEVDRDPRNASICQALLTLGHCLGLDVVAEGVETEAQLRWLRAHGCGGVQGYLLGRPAPLADVLQRLGAVTA
- a CDS encoding oxygenase MpaB family protein, which gives rise to MPPLLRTLAAPATAQIRRWVLGAFPRERDAIDYDQPLGDVGLFGPDSVTWRIHAEFPGMLAGGLCALLLQTLHPLALAGVYDHSNFREDLVGRLRRTTQFVAATSYAPTDAAQRQIARVRAIHTRVRGHTPDGRAYAADDPALLTWVHVTEAYGFLQGYRRYCRAVPAAIADRYYDEGRRVAEALGARDVPASEAAVLDYFARQRPLLRVDARSREVLAVLSGLRLPVPAPGLSRELFLGAGAALLPPWASALLRQARLQRTGPTVPAWLLQQVAPLFRVALHDGIAARACRRVGLTTQALAQWPQRTE